One window of the Desertifilum tharense IPPAS B-1220 genome contains the following:
- the crtO gene encoding beta-carotene ketolase CrtO gives MQTYDVVIIGAGHNGLTCAAYLLKAGYSVLLLEKRSVPGGAATTEEALPEEAPGFNFNLCAIDHEFIHLGPVVEELELEKYGLEYLWCDPVVFCPHPDGKYFLGHKSVEKTCAEIERFSPRDAQKYAEFVDFWQRVLGAITPMFNAPPKSIIDIAGNYNLDGIKDLLSVLGTPDKILDFVRTMLTSPEDLMNEWFDSEFLKAPLARLAAEIGAPPSQKGLAVGAIMMAMRHKPGMARPKGGTGALTKALLKLVEAEGGKVLTDQSVEQVLIDDNRRAVGVRTANGTEYRATKGVISNIDARRLFLQMVDPNAIDPVDPDLRERLERRIVNNNETILKIDCALSEPLRFEAYNHTDEYLVGSVLIADSVYQVEKGHSLASMGEIPDEDPSMYLDVPTILDPSMAPEGKHTLWIEFFAPYNVRGREGTGLNGTGWTDELKNKVADRVIDKLADYAPNVKQSIIARRVESPAELGARLGAYKGNYYHVDMTLDQMIFFRPLPEIANYKTPIQGLFLTGAGTHPGGSISGMPGRNCARTFINSQQPITQTLKNAGNSIKSAAKSMFGII, from the coding sequence ATGCAAACTTACGATGTTGTTATTATTGGTGCAGGTCATAATGGACTGACCTGTGCTGCTTATTTACTAAAAGCAGGATATAGCGTTTTATTACTCGAAAAACGCTCCGTTCCCGGAGGTGCAGCCACCACCGAAGAAGCCTTACCCGAAGAAGCTCCTGGTTTTAACTTTAATTTGTGCGCCATCGATCACGAATTCATTCACCTAGGGCCAGTCGTCGAAGAACTCGAACTCGAAAAATATGGACTAGAATACTTGTGGTGCGACCCCGTTGTCTTTTGCCCGCATCCCGATGGCAAGTATTTTTTAGGGCATAAATCCGTTGAAAAAACCTGTGCGGAAATCGAGCGCTTCAGCCCCCGCGATGCTCAAAAGTATGCTGAATTTGTAGATTTCTGGCAAAGGGTTCTGGGTGCAATTACCCCAATGTTTAATGCACCGCCCAAATCGATTATTGATATTGCGGGTAATTACAACCTCGACGGCATCAAAGACTTGCTTTCGGTATTGGGAACCCCCGATAAAATTCTGGACTTTGTGCGAACGATGCTCACCAGTCCCGAAGATTTGATGAACGAGTGGTTTGACAGCGAATTTTTGAAAGCACCCCTGGCTAGACTCGCCGCCGAAATTGGCGCGCCTCCCTCCCAAAAAGGGCTGGCGGTTGGGGCAATTATGATGGCGATGCGTCACAAACCGGGTATGGCACGTCCGAAAGGCGGTACGGGTGCGTTAACCAAAGCGTTGTTAAAGCTGGTGGAAGCGGAAGGGGGCAAAGTTTTAACCGATCAATCCGTAGAGCAAGTTTTAATTGATGATAACCGACGGGCTGTAGGCGTGCGTACCGCGAACGGAACCGAATACCGCGCCACTAAAGGCGTTATCTCGAATATTGATGCGCGTCGCCTCTTCCTGCAAATGGTCGATCCAAATGCTATCGATCCGGTTGACCCCGATTTGCGAGAACGCTTAGAACGCCGTATTGTCAATAATAACGAAACGATTCTGAAGATTGACTGTGCCTTATCGGAGCCGTTGCGGTTTGAAGCTTACAACCACACTGATGAGTATTTGGTGGGTTCTGTGTTAATTGCAGACTCGGTTTACCAGGTGGAAAAGGGTCATTCCTTAGCATCTATGGGAGAAATTCCCGATGAAGACCCCTCTATGTACCTGGATGTGCCGACTATTCTCGATCCGTCAATGGCTCCTGAAGGCAAGCATACGCTGTGGATTGAGTTTTTCGCACCCTATAATGTGCGGGGACGCGAAGGAACCGGACTTAATGGTACGGGATGGACGGATGAGTTGAAGAATAAAGTGGCAGACCGCGTAATTGATAAGCTTGCAGACTATGCACCCAATGTCAAACAATCGATTATTGCGCGACGGGTGGAAAGTCCGGCGGAACTGGGGGCGCGTCTCGGTGCCTACAAGGGGAACTACTATCATGTAGATATGACTCTAGATCAGATGATCTTTTTCCGACCTTTACCGGAAATTGCCAATTACAAGACGCCCATTCAAGGTCTATTCCTAACGGGCGCAGGAACGCATCCGGGCGGATCGATTTCGGGAATGCCGGGTCGCAACTGTGCTAGAACGTTCATTAATTCTCAACAGCCGATAACGCAAACGCTGAAGAATGCGGGGAATTCGATTAAATCGGCCGCGAAATCGATGTTTGGGATTATTTAG
- a CDS encoding DUF2993 domain-containing protein — MSNGNPDLGEQALNATAEVALSSQLDEVQKLEVDIDTDPGKLMQGKIDTLEIEGQGLVMEKDLRMEELKMQVNNIAINPLSALGGKIELTEPGNGRAKAVLTEADLNRALASDYLSDKVRSLQIEVEGKPVTLETKDIQCRLLNDSKIALDTQVLRSDIGEVQSVSFTAKPQVLTGGTGVVLEDIQYAEGKELPPEFTKAIVNKVADILNLRSFDLEGMTLRIDRLHIESGKLILNAQAHISKLPA, encoded by the coding sequence GTGAGTAATGGCAACCCCGACTTAGGCGAACAAGCACTGAATGCTACTGCTGAAGTCGCTTTATCTTCCCAACTGGATGAGGTGCAAAAATTAGAGGTTGATATTGACACCGATCCAGGTAAACTGATGCAAGGTAAAATTGACACTCTAGAAATTGAGGGTCAAGGTTTAGTAATGGAAAAAGACTTGCGAATGGAAGAACTCAAAATGCAAGTCAATAATATTGCAATTAATCCCTTAAGCGCATTAGGGGGTAAAATTGAATTAACAGAGCCGGGAAATGGCAGAGCAAAAGCGGTTTTAACAGAAGCCGATCTCAATCGTGCCTTGGCTTCAGATTATCTGAGCGACAAAGTGCGATCGCTCCAAATTGAAGTTGAAGGAAAACCCGTCACTCTAGAGACAAAAGACATTCAATGTCGCCTGCTGAATGATAGCAAAATCGCCCTCGACACCCAAGTTTTACGCAGCGATATTGGCGAAGTTCAATCCGTTTCCTTCACCGCGAAACCGCAAGTCCTCACCGGCGGAACAGGCGTTGTTTTAGAAGACATCCAATATGCTGAAGGGAAAGAACTTCCGCCTGAATTTACCAAAGCAATTGTGAATAAAGTTGCCGACATTCTCAATTTACGCAGTTTTGACTTAGAAGGAATGACCCTGCGGATCGATAGACTGCATATTGAATCTGGGAAATTGATTCTCAACGCTCAAGCACATATCTCAAAACTTCCCGCTTAG
- a CDS encoding DUF2993 domain-containing protein, translated as MTLSSSSESQRLDQQAFSLAAKMGIASFLQGHEQIDVEVESDLVKIAQGEADAVRVAGKKWVFNSALQIHQLEIQTSQIAINPLSVLAGNIELQKPIHATAYLSFTQSDLNIFINSDIARDFIRNISLEIEDKVFRINPHSFHLSLSKNDRISIQGDVTISEGESLHPFQFEGTLKIRSEIPRVHLEAFRSTNGYGISVRLAVALLEGLNQLIDRPYFDILGTVLQVEKIAVQESAIALFTNLQIKQFPQSQATDLIA; from the coding sequence ATGACCCTATCTTCTTCTTCAGAATCGCAGCGTTTAGATCAACAAGCCTTTTCTTTGGCTGCTAAAATGGGGATTGCTAGTTTTTTGCAAGGTCACGAACAGATTGATGTTGAAGTTGAGAGTGATTTAGTAAAAATTGCTCAAGGAGAAGCCGATGCAGTTAGGGTGGCTGGCAAAAAGTGGGTTTTTAATTCTGCTCTACAAATTCACCAGTTAGAGATTCAAACCAGTCAGATTGCTATTAATCCGCTTTCAGTGTTGGCGGGGAATATTGAACTACAAAAGCCTATTCATGCGACTGCGTATCTTTCTTTTACTCAGTCCGATCTCAATATCTTTATTAATTCAGATATCGCGCGAGATTTTATTCGGAATATTAGCTTAGAGATTGAAGATAAGGTTTTTAGAATTAATCCTCATTCTTTTCATCTTTCTTTGTCAAAAAATGACCGGATTAGCATCCAAGGCGATGTGACGATTTCTGAGGGAGAAAGCTTGCATCCTTTTCAATTTGAAGGCACTCTGAAAATCCGGAGCGAAATTCCTAGGGTTCATTTAGAAGCGTTTCGTTCTACCAATGGCTACGGAATTTCTGTGAGATTAGCCGTGGCTCTCTTAGAAGGACTCAATCAGTTAATCGATCGTCCCTATTTTGACATTTTAGGGACGGTTTTACAAGTGGAAAAAATTGCAGTACAAGAAAGCGCGATCGCCCTATTCACCAACCTCCAAATAAAGCAGTTTCCTCAGTCTCAGGCAACCGATTTGATAGCTTAA
- a CDS encoding cytochrome P450, which yields MHLPNRLHVPAILQTLQVVADPVQFLDTCAQRYGDTFTTRVLGFNSPPVVFFGNPKALQDIFTAPAESFDFGKATHVFEPLMGKQSIILQEGKAHQRQRQLLLPPFHGDRMRAYGRTIAQITQEAIAHWQPHATIAIHHLMPDITLQIILQVVFGITPGQRYTTLKRLLSRLLEDITQPAYSSLFFFPPLQLDLGKWSPWGNFKQRLAQIDRLIYAEIAERRQQQDASKTDILSLLLSAKDATGAGMSDEELRDQLVSLLLLGYETTAASLTWAFYWIHSLPSVQSQLRAELASLGHHPTPEQITQLPYLNALTQESLRLYPIALISMPRMLKVPLSIASQEYPCGTVVIPCIYLAHQNPQTYPQPRQFQPERFLARKFTPYEFLPFGGGSRGCIGAAFSLYEMKLILATILSHWQLQPLSNQPVKPVRRGITMVPAGGVSLRVVERVAHFQTPVAPSC from the coding sequence ATGCATTTACCCAACCGTCTTCACGTGCCTGCAATTCTCCAAACCCTACAGGTGGTTGCAGATCCAGTCCAGTTTTTAGATACTTGCGCTCAACGCTATGGCGACACCTTTACAACGCGGGTATTGGGGTTTAACTCGCCGCCAGTTGTCTTTTTTGGCAACCCCAAAGCGTTACAAGATATCTTTACCGCACCGGCGGAGTCTTTTGATTTTGGCAAAGCTACCCATGTTTTTGAACCCCTAATGGGGAAACAGTCGATTATTTTGCAGGAGGGGAAAGCGCATCAACGCCAGCGCCAGCTTTTATTACCCCCGTTTCATGGCGATCGCATGAGGGCCTATGGTCGCACGATTGCTCAAATTACACAAGAAGCGATCGCCCATTGGCAACCCCATGCCACCATTGCCATCCACCACCTGATGCCCGATATTACCCTACAAATTATCCTACAGGTGGTATTTGGCATTACTCCAGGTCAGCGCTACACTACCCTAAAGCGCCTGTTGAGTCGCTTGTTGGAAGATATCACCCAACCCGCGTACTCTAGCTTATTCTTCTTTCCTCCCCTGCAACTGGACTTGGGAAAATGGAGTCCTTGGGGTAATTTTAAGCAACGCTTGGCACAAATCGATCGCCTTATCTATGCTGAAATTGCCGAACGCCGCCAGCAGCAAGATGCATCGAAAACCGATATCCTGAGCTTACTCCTGTCTGCTAAGGATGCAACCGGAGCAGGGATGAGTGATGAAGAACTGCGCGATCAACTGGTTTCTCTGCTACTCTTAGGATACGAAACGACCGCCGCCTCATTAACCTGGGCGTTTTACTGGATACATTCTCTTCCCTCGGTTCAATCGCAACTGCGTGCAGAATTAGCGAGTTTAGGTCATCATCCAACGCCAGAGCAGATTACTCAACTCCCTTATCTCAATGCGCTAACTCAAGAATCGCTTAGGCTGTACCCCATTGCGCTGATTTCTATGCCCAGAATGTTAAAGGTACCGCTATCGATTGCTTCTCAGGAATACCCTTGCGGAACCGTTGTCATTCCCTGCATTTACCTGGCGCATCAAAATCCTCAAACCTATCCTCAGCCGCGCCAGTTTCAGCCGGAACGCTTTTTGGCGCGTAAGTTTACTCCCTATGAGTTCTTACCGTTTGGCGGGGGTTCGCGAGGCTGCATTGGGGCAGCTTTTTCACTCTATGAGATGAAGCTCATTCTGGCAACAATTTTATCCCATTGGCAATTGCAACCTTTGAGCAACCAACCCGTTAAACCTGTACGTCGAGGGATTACAATGGTGCCTGCTGGAGGGGTTTCTCTACGAGTGGTTGAGCGGGTTGCACATTTCCAGACGCCAGTTGCTCCAAGCTGCTAG
- a CDS encoding Uma2 family endonuclease — translation MSAISPIVKPVSQMQLAPGSVLTIPDVSWDEFELILEEMGEKRTARVAYSRGILEIMVPLPEHEKPKELISDIVKILLRRTGRRYEPFGSTTFKRSHSAGVEPDACFYIQNYQQMIGRRRLEPDDPPPDFAIESDVTSKTTLEAYEALGVPELWIYAKGELTIYSLQAEGYCSVETSPTFANLPLKQLIPDTVERAWLVGTVQALEEFETEITRIIACS, via the coding sequence ATGAGTGCTATCTCCCCTATTGTTAAACCTGTTAGCCAGATGCAACTTGCACCGGGAAGCGTTCTCACGATCCCAGATGTGAGTTGGGATGAGTTTGAGTTAATCCTAGAAGAAATGGGAGAAAAACGGACGGCGCGGGTTGCCTACAGTCGGGGGATATTGGAAATTATGGTTCCTTTGCCAGAGCATGAAAAGCCCAAAGAGCTAATTTCAGATATCGTTAAAATTTTACTGAGAAGAACGGGGAGGCGTTACGAACCTTTTGGTTCTACAACCTTTAAGCGCAGCCATAGCGCGGGTGTAGAACCCGATGCTTGTTTTTATATTCAAAATTACCAGCAAATGATCGGTCGTCGCCGCCTGGAACCGGACGATCCGCCGCCTGATTTTGCCATTGAAAGCGATGTCACCTCAAAGACGACGCTAGAGGCGTATGAAGCATTGGGGGTTCCAGAACTTTGGATCTATGCCAAGGGTGAATTAACAATCTATTCGTTACAGGCGGAAGGTTATTGTTCAGTTGAAACGAGTCCAACCTTTGCCAATCTTCCGCTGAAACAACTGATTCCTGATACGGTTGAAAGAGCTTGGTTAGTGGGAACCGTACAAGCGCTAGAAGAGTTTGAGACTGAAATTACCCGGATAATAGCTTGTAGCTAG
- a CDS encoding four-carbon acid sugar kinase family protein, protein MTSKPKIIVLDDDPTGSQTVHSCLLLTQWDVDTLRLGLQDESPIFFILTNTRALTPQQATDVTREVCHNLQQAIEAEQITDFLVVSRSDSTLRGHYPVETNVIAEEVGPFDAHFLVPAFFEGGRITRDSIHYLIVDGTPTPVHQTEFAKDSVFGYHHSYLPDYVEEKTQGNIPASQVERFLLADIRQGCLERLLQLSNNQCGVVDGEKQEDLNQFAADILNAASQGKRFLFRSAASILTALAALPPQPIAAEDMSEYVREGKPGAVIVGSHVKKTTEQLQCLLQEPGVVGIEVDVVHLLEDSQAQREALLDETLNRVHHVHAAGKTPVVYTSRQELQFPDIATRLKFGSAVSALLMDIVRGLPADIGFLISKGGITSNDVLSTGLALTSARLLGQILAGCSMVRTPADHPQFANLPVVLFPGNVGDAEGLATVYRRLSQTAG, encoded by the coding sequence ATGACCAGCAAACCCAAAATAATTGTCCTTGATGATGACCCTACAGGATCGCAAACCGTCCACAGTTGCCTATTGCTGACTCAGTGGGATGTGGATACCCTGCGTTTGGGATTGCAAGATGAATCCCCCATTTTCTTTATTCTCACCAACACCAGAGCCTTAACTCCCCAACAGGCGACTGATGTCACCCGCGAAGTGTGCCACAACCTCCAACAAGCGATAGAAGCAGAACAGATTACTGACTTTCTCGTCGTCAGCCGTTCTGACTCGACTCTGCGAGGTCATTATCCCGTAGAAACCAACGTCATTGCGGAAGAAGTTGGCCCATTTGACGCGCATTTTCTCGTTCCCGCCTTCTTTGAAGGGGGACGCATTACCCGCGATAGCATTCACTATCTGATCGTTGACGGTACCCCTACCCCCGTTCATCAAACTGAATTTGCCAAAGATTCCGTCTTTGGCTACCATCACAGCTACTTACCCGATTACGTTGAAGAGAAAACCCAAGGAAATATCCCCGCCAGCCAAGTCGAACGCTTTTTACTCGCCGATATCCGCCAAGGCTGTTTAGAACGCCTACTGCAACTCTCAAACAACCAATGTGGCGTTGTGGATGGCGAGAAACAAGAAGACTTAAATCAATTTGCGGCGGATATCCTCAATGCAGCTTCCCAAGGAAAGCGCTTTTTATTCCGCAGCGCCGCCAGCATTCTCACCGCCTTAGCCGCCTTACCTCCCCAACCGATCGCGGCTGAGGATATGTCAGAATATGTCCGCGAGGGAAAACCGGGTGCTGTGATTGTGGGTTCCCACGTTAAGAAAACCACCGAACAATTGCAATGCTTATTGCAAGAACCTGGCGTTGTGGGAATTGAAGTCGATGTGGTGCATCTGTTGGAAGATTCCCAGGCGCAACGCGAAGCACTCCTCGATGAAACGCTCAACCGCGTACATCACGTTCATGCTGCTGGCAAAACGCCTGTGGTGTATACCTCGCGCCAAGAACTTCAGTTTCCCGATATCGCCACGCGCCTGAAATTCGGTTCGGCTGTTTCTGCGTTATTAATGGATATCGTGCGCGGTTTACCCGCCGATATTGGTTTTTTAATTAGCAAAGGGGGAATTACCTCTAATGATGTCCTCAGTACCGGGTTAGCTTTAACCTCGGCGCGGTTGTTAGGACAAATTCTGGCGGGATGTTCGATGGTGAGAACGCCTGCGGATCATCCCCAGTTTGCTAATTTACCCGTAGTTCTGTTTCCCGGAAATGTCGGGGATGCGGAGGGGTTAGCCACGGTTTACCGGCGTTTAAGCCAGACGGCGGGTTGA
- a CDS encoding methyl-accepting chemotaxis protein has protein sequence MKLRQVVPWGFTAIVAVLIGNGVLSQLTARGLTNTVNEVMQGYRVQTSLQALEQVIVDLQLGERGFIITRDPDFLRPYQTAQSNLAQEFARAKTLLQNEPAQLQNLNELEALSNEAIAVLSNNIARVRNGETPSSEELIQGNQVIEQVRVKVAQMLQAESQTLATRKDIVTRAEILSAISTLGGTLLGTLLGLSIVGFVIRQVVQPINQVTLAITSSSTEIAATVAQQEHFATEQATSVHQTNSIMEELGASSRQSAEQAQKTATGAQEVSQLAETGIQAVSYTLEDMSVLKAKVEQIAQQILHLSQQTDRIGNISELVTALANQTNMLALNAAVEAVRAGDSGRGFAIIAEEIRKLADQSKNSAAKIGVLVSDIQKAIAATAIATQEGTQTVENSLKTAEGMAQTFTGVTTAISSVALNNQQISLNAQQQAIAIQQVVSAMNSLNEGAAQTANGISQTKISTQKLNEAALDLQAVV, from the coding sequence GTGAAACTTAGACAAGTCGTGCCGTGGGGTTTTACAGCAATCGTTGCTGTACTGATTGGAAACGGAGTGCTTTCTCAACTAACTGCGCGAGGTTTAACCAATACTGTGAATGAAGTCATGCAGGGGTATCGGGTGCAAACCTCCCTGCAAGCTTTAGAACAAGTCATCGTCGATCTGCAACTCGGAGAACGCGGCTTTATTATTACCCGCGATCCTGATTTTCTCAGACCTTATCAAACGGCCCAATCGAACCTAGCGCAGGAATTCGCCAGAGCCAAAACCTTACTGCAAAACGAACCGGCGCAACTGCAAAATCTTAACGAATTAGAAGCACTCAGCAATGAAGCGATCGCAGTGCTATCCAACAATATTGCTCGCGTCAGAAATGGGGAGACGCCATCTTCCGAAGAACTGATCCAAGGCAATCAAGTCATCGAACAGGTGAGAGTCAAAGTTGCTCAAATGTTGCAAGCCGAGAGTCAAACCTTAGCCACCCGAAAAGATATCGTCACCCGCGCCGAAATCCTCTCAGCCATCAGTACCCTAGGGGGAACCCTACTGGGGACTCTTTTGGGTTTATCCATTGTCGGGTTTGTTATCCGTCAGGTGGTGCAACCGATTAACCAAGTGACGCTAGCCATTACCAGTTCCTCAACCGAAATTGCCGCAACCGTGGCGCAACAAGAACACTTTGCCACCGAACAAGCCACTTCCGTTCATCAAACCAACAGCATTATGGAAGAACTGGGTGCTTCTTCGCGACAGTCAGCAGAACAAGCACAAAAAACGGCAACAGGCGCTCAAGAAGTCTCTCAGCTTGCAGAGACGGGTATCCAAGCCGTTAGCTATACCCTAGAAGATATGAGCGTCTTGAAAGCCAAAGTCGAACAAATTGCCCAACAAATTTTACACCTAAGCCAGCAAACCGATCGCATTGGGAATATTTCTGAACTCGTCACCGCGTTAGCTAACCAAACCAATATGCTAGCGCTCAATGCTGCCGTGGAAGCCGTTCGCGCTGGAGACTCTGGCAGAGGTTTTGCCATTATTGCCGAAGAGATTCGCAAACTCGCCGATCAAAGTAAAAATTCGGCAGCCAAGATTGGGGTATTGGTTAGCGACATTCAAAAAGCCATTGCTGCAACGGCGATCGCCACCCAAGAAGGCACCCAAACCGTTGAAAACAGCCTGAAAACCGCTGAAGGGATGGCACAAACCTTTACAGGCGTGACTACCGCCATTAGCAGCGTTGCACTCAATAACCAGCAAATTTCCCTCAACGCACAGCAACAGGCGATCGCCATTCAACAAGTTGTCAGCGCCATGAATAGCCTGAATGAAGGAGCCGCACAAACCGCCAACGGCATCAGCCAAACTAAAATTAGCACCCAAAAACTCAATGAAGCCGCACTCGACTTGCAAGCCGTTGTGTAA
- the lysS gene encoding lysine--tRNA ligase → MFWADKIAADAQGEQVVNDSKTPSGRVHVGSLRGVVIHDVIYRALKHAGKPVKFLYGVDDYDALDTVPKYLDAEKFSPYLGYPLCNVPSPGENASDYAKYFMGEFLEVFDYLGVKPEIYYLRDLYRSGKLNAAIDTFLQNAHLVREAYLQVSKAKRPDNWYPFQVVCENCGKIATTVVTDYNGKEVFYTCKPDATDWVAGCGHSGWVSPFDGNGKLPWKVEWVAKWQALGVTIEMAGKDHSQKGGSRDVANAICRKVLHQNPPFHSPYEFILVNGTKMSSSKGVGSSAKEIADLLPPEILRFLMLRTQPRSGINFSPNYETVTRLFRDYDGLIEKYREAAKQGTPEMTQDLMALFYSQLGDEIQTYHPFDFSTIISLLQVPHLEMTEEVKNRTEVELTEADWQVVNQRIAVAQKWLDDYADEEEKLVLYFDAVPEKVKELSAEQVKYLTQLAENLQTLEAWEGEALQTEIFSTAKALPIAPNLAFPAVYYSFLGKERGPKAGALLSYLDREFVITRIRDAIALAQEPAKVEA, encoded by the coding sequence ATGTTTTGGGCTGATAAAATTGCGGCGGACGCACAAGGCGAACAAGTTGTCAACGACTCAAAAACCCCCTCTGGACGAGTTCACGTTGGATCTCTCCGGGGTGTCGTCATTCATGATGTCATCTACCGCGCCTTGAAACACGCTGGTAAGCCCGTAAAATTTTTGTATGGCGTTGATGATTACGATGCTTTGGATACCGTTCCTAAGTACCTCGACGCCGAGAAGTTTTCCCCCTATCTTGGCTATCCCCTGTGTAATGTTCCTTCGCCAGGGGAAAATGCCAGCGATTACGCTAAATACTTTATGGGAGAATTCCTAGAAGTCTTTGACTATCTAGGGGTTAAACCGGAAATTTATTACTTGCGAGATTTATATCGTTCTGGCAAGCTAAATGCGGCCATTGATACCTTTTTACAAAATGCTCATTTGGTGCGGGAAGCCTATTTACAAGTGAGTAAGGCGAAACGTCCCGATAATTGGTATCCGTTCCAAGTGGTGTGCGAAAATTGCGGCAAAATTGCCACAACGGTGGTTACAGATTACAACGGGAAAGAAGTCTTTTATACTTGTAAACCCGATGCAACAGATTGGGTTGCAGGTTGCGGTCATTCCGGTTGGGTTTCGCCGTTTGATGGTAATGGGAAACTGCCTTGGAAGGTGGAATGGGTAGCCAAATGGCAGGCTTTAGGCGTCACCATTGAAATGGCGGGGAAAGACCATTCTCAAAAAGGGGGTTCTCGCGATGTGGCGAATGCCATTTGTCGGAAAGTTCTCCATCAAAATCCGCCGTTCCACTCTCCCTATGAGTTTATTTTGGTGAATGGGACTAAGATGAGTTCGTCTAAGGGGGTGGGTTCGAGTGCGAAGGAAATTGCAGATTTATTACCCCCAGAAATTCTACGCTTTTTGATGTTACGCACGCAGCCGCGTTCGGGGATTAATTTCTCGCCCAATTATGAGACGGTGACGCGCCTTTTTCGCGATTACGATGGCTTAATTGAGAAGTATCGCGAAGCGGCGAAGCAGGGAACGCCAGAAATGACCCAAGATTTGATGGCGCTATTTTATTCTCAGTTAGGGGATGAGATTCAAACCTATCATCCGTTTGACTTTAGTACGATTATTTCGCTGCTACAGGTGCCTCATTTAGAAATGACGGAAGAGGTGAAAAATCGGACTGAGGTAGAACTGACTGAAGCAGATTGGCAGGTAGTTAACCAACGGATTGCTGTAGCACAAAAGTGGTTAGATGACTATGCGGATGAAGAAGAAAAGTTAGTGCTTTATTTTGATGCGGTTCCCGAAAAGGTGAAGGAACTCAGCGCCGAACAAGTGAAGTATTTAACTCAGTTGGCGGAGAATCTGCAAACGCTAGAAGCTTGGGAAGGAGAAGCGCTACAAACAGAAATCTTTTCGACAGCGAAGGCGCTGCCGATTGCGCCTAATTTAGCTTTTCCGGCGGTGTATTATTCCTTTTTGGGGAAAGAACGCGGCCCCAAAGCGGGCGCGCTATTATCGTATTTAGACCGGGAGTTTGTGATTACCCGAATTCGAGATGCGATCGCGCTAGCTCAAGAACCCGCTAAAGTAGAAGCTTGA